Genomic segment of Arachis hypogaea cultivar Tifrunner chromosome 16, arahy.Tifrunner.gnm2.J5K5, whole genome shotgun sequence:
CCTTTAACatgttttattgaaaaaattccaCTCTATCCTGAGTCTCAGATACTAAAATGATAATCTCatctctatttataaaatatacactTTCTTCGTTTATAACGTTTAAaaaacctcaataaattttttgtgttaattaacattaattttatcaattttaaaaaaaataaattattttttacaaaaatatcttttaacaaaaattttatttttttgtgattgaattttgtttttcaaaatatcttttaataaattatttttctattgattaaattgtatttaaactaaaatattttttaaaaaaattaaggaaATCTGAGAAGAAAGCAATATGGAGAAGTATGGATTTTTCAATGACAATCTTCAGAAATAAGGGTGACTGTTATttgtgtttttgaaaaaaataatttgatcattaaaaaaataatttttttcttataaaaatataatttaatcaataaaaataattatgttatattaattataaatttattattttatttttaatcatacttgctaaattagaaaaaaaatcaaagaaacatcaaattagaatttatgaaCAAATTCAAATTGAAATATGAATATCAACTTCTCAATAACAAGTTACTtctttataaataaatacattataaataaattttttataaataaattttttttataaattattgttaaagctTTAAAGATCCGATtttcatcaaatttaaaatcggattaggatttaaaaaatatatccaGTATATATTTAGAGTCAAGTCTAAGTTAAGACAAACCCAATTTCACCCGGCTCTTGTACATCCTTAGTTTGGTTGACTCGATTCTTTGCAACATCCATGGTGATACTCATAAATTGACTTTAACTTAATATggtcttttaaattttgatatttgaccCATAATAAGTTAGAATCATATTGGATTGAATTTATACAGACAAGCAGCAATACTGAAGAAACGAGACTAGGAATACTTGGATGCAAATTAAACAAATGATACAACATTCTatactaataattattataaatattcaaaaaagAATACAATTAAATACGACTTCCAAAAACTACAAATCGAATTTAACAGTTCTCACGACAGGTTTCTTTGAATTACAATGATTCTGAAGGGAATCGGTATCAACTGTGCCCATGGCAGATAGTTTGATGCCAAAGGAAGCGAGTCTATTGATGTCCCTTGGAAGAGGAGATTGCCAAAGGCCATCCCACCAGGCAGGAGGGAGAAGTGGCGTGAAGGCGCATTGATTGGGCTGACGGCGACAACTCAATGGCCCGGCATATCTGTTCCAAACATGGCCCCAACCAATCTGGTTTTTCAAACCATCATTCAACAAATTACTTTGGAAGCTGCTAAAGAATGCAAAATTTGAACCGGTTGAGTTGTttcctaaagaaaaaaaaaaaaaaaactattgtcAGATCATGAAGTTGTGGCATGATATTTAGACATTATTCTGCATAgttaataatgaaagaaaaatcaaTAGAAGGGACGGAGGTTGTGTTGTGCAAGCACCTAGATTTTGTGCTGCAGCGAGGGCAGCAATTAACTGAGCATAGGTAGTACCAACTCGCCGGTGCGCTCCAGAAATAGAAGCATATCTAGCGCGAGATGCAAGGAAAAAATCAACAAAAGCAACCCATCTGGGAGCTGGGCCCCAATCCTTCACTCTAAAATCAGCCTTCTGCAATCCTTGAAACATACTTCCCTTGAAGTTTTCATAATCAAAATGAATAACCTGGTCAAGCATATAATCAAAGGCACATGAATTTTGCTGCGTCTATTGATGGCTACCTCATACATCATATTCAGAAAAGTATTAAACTAGATGGAGGAAACAATTACTTAACACATTACATTGACAATAAATTTCACACACTTAAGAACTGAAACTTACCTCAGCAAATTCACTTATATTGGCTATGATACTTTTAACGAGGGTAGGTGTATCTGACACAACAACCACCTTTGGTCTTGATGTTAGGTGTTGTCTCTCTATGGCTTTTTTTATACAACGCAATGCTGCCTGTACAGCTCTTATAGACCTGAAAAAATGGAAGAAATTGTATCTATCAATTAAGGCCATATTTCATTGTAGAGGTTGAAATTGCCTAGAAGTCAGGAAAACAGCTGAAAGCTCGATGGAAGATGCCAAATTTCAACAGATGGTACAAATGAAATAATAAGCTAACAAGAAAGCTAAGTTATTTTACATTGTTAAGGGGCACAGTAGGCGTTTCTCTTGACTTGTTTGCCTTGATTTATATAGAAGTTGAATGGGTACAGATCAGAATGGTGGCAAGACGGGATGAAAACCAGGATCATTCAAAATATAACCATTGCCCCAAAAATATTATTCACATTTTGATGTGTTCCGAGGTGTTAATTGCCAGTTTGAACAGTGGTTGAAAAACCAGTTTAAGATTTTATGAACATAAATCTCTTCAAATTGCCTTGCAATATTTAAGACTCGCATTGCCATAGTTGGATAGGAGGAGAGGGAAACAATCAAAACAGGATGAGGAGGCAGGAATACTGTCCATGGAGGTATGGAGCAGAAACAAGAATCATGATACTCCCAAACCAAGGCACGTTTGCTGCTATTCCTAATTACAGTATGAATTCACTGAGTTGATAAGGAATATCTAAGGCTGGCCTTAATTTCTAATCTGTCAAGGGAGGACTTACAAGCACCTGCTGATATATGCGGTGTATTTGCTTCATTATGCAATGAAATTATCACAGATAAATTAAGTTATTTAGTTCTTTTTGCAAACCTTCCCCACCTATTGGGATAACACTTTGTTGTTATCCCATTCATTCATTCTAATAGAGAGGCGCCTACTACTTGGGTCACATTGCACAAAGGGTCTCGGCTGATCCTAACAAAACCACAGCGATGCTAGAATGGTCGGTGCCTACGGACTAGCGGGCTTTACGGGGATTCTTGGGCCTTACCGGTTATTATTATAGGCGTTTTGTGCAAGGATACGGGGTGATCGCCAAGCCATTGACGGAGTTGACAAAGCGAAATGCATTTGAATGGAATGACAAGGCCCAGGAGGCTTTTTGAGAGATTGAAGAGGCTGATGCAGACCTACCGACTCTAGCAGTCCCGGATTTCAATCGAGACTCTCTGTTGGAAACTGATGCATCGAGTGAGGGGTTGGGTGCGGTGCTGTCCCAGCAAGGCAGACCAATAGCATTTCTAAGCCAAGCACTATCTCCAAGGGCCCGGCAAAAATCTGCATATGAGACGGAGTTGATGGCCATTGTCTTCGCTGTCCAAAAGTGGCGGCATTACTTGTTGGGCCGCCATTTTATTGTTCTCACAGATCAGCCAAGTCTGAAATTCCTCACGGACCAGCGACTCGTGGACCCAGCTTACTTGAAGTGGACCACTAAATTGTTAGGCTTGGATTTTGAGATCCAATACCGGCCAGGCCTTGAGAATAAGGCAGCAGATGCGTTGTCACGACAAATGATGTCAAGGGCAATCTCGGTAGTGCATATGAACCTCTAGGAAACGGTGGAAGAGGAGGTGGCTCACAACCAAGAGCTGCTAAAGATCCTGGTCGCCCTGCAGCAGGGGCTGGATGACTATCCGGGGTATTCCCTACACAAGGGTCGGCTGTTTTATCAAGGGAGAGCAGTGTGCCCGCAAATTCTTCTCAGATCCCACTTTTGCTGGCTGAGTCCCATGATAGTGGGGTGGGAGGACATTCAGGCTTCTTTCGAACCTATAAGCGGCTGGCAGCAGCGGTTCATTGGCGCGGCATGAGGCAACGGATCAGGGATTATGTTGCAGGCTGCCATACTTGCCAGCAAAACAAGCATGCCATGTTGAAACCGGCGGGGCTGTTGCAGCCCCTACCAGTTCCAGAGAGAGTTTGGGAGCACGTTACGATGGATTTTGTGGCGGCATTGCCAAAATCCAAAGGCATGGACACTATCCTGGTAGTGGTCGATCGGTTAACTAAATACGCTCACTTCATCCCCCTAGCTCATCCATTTTCAGCCAAGGAGGTGGCACTAGCCCTTATTAAGGAGGTGGTTAAACTACACGGGTTTCCTAAGCCAATCATATCGGATAAGGATAGGGTGTTCATTAGTAAGTTTTGGTCCGAACTATTCCAAGTCGcagggacaaaattgaaatacaGCACGACATTTCATTCTCAAACTGATGGCTAAACCGAAGTGGTGAATCACTGTTTGGATACTTATTTGCGGTGCTTTGTGGGGAGGGCTACCCGAAGAAATGGTTGGAGTACCATGGGCGGAGTTTTGGTTAAATACCTTCTACAATGCCTCAGCCCAAACAACTCCATTTCAAGCACTTTATGGTGTGCCAGCACCTGTTCTTTTCCGTGGAGAGACGTTTCCATCGCATGTTGAGGAGGTGGCAGCATTGACCGCAGGGATGCGGTGTTAGCAGAGCTGAAGATGCACTTGGTGCAGGCTCAGCAGCGGATGAAACAAGGAGCAGATGGCATCGAAGGGATGTGGAGTTCAAGCCTAGTGAGTGGGTTTATTTGAAAGTGCAACCTTATCGGATGCGGACACTAGCGCAGAGGGTCAATGAAAAGCTAAGCCCTCGTTACTATGGACCGTTTGAAGTGGTTGAGAAGATAGGGGCAGGGGCATACAGGTTACCCATGCCTCAAGGGTGCAGACTCCACTCGGTCTTCCACATTAGCAAGTTGAAAAAGGCCGTTCCGCCGCAGCAGCAGGTACAGACACTTCCACTGGGAGTGGCTGAGGATGGTGAGCTGGTTATGCATCCGTCTCAGATCATGGCATCGCGAACCGCAGAGGACGAGGCTTTGGAGTATTTGGTGCGCTGGCTGGGCCTCTCCCCTTGTGAGGACAGCTGGGAGAGAGTGGCAGGCCACCTTTCCGGAGTTCCACCTTGAGGACAAGGTGGTTGTCCAAGGGGGGAGTATTGATGGAGAGGCGCCTACTACTAACAGGTTTGGGCTGTGTTACAAAAGGAGAGGTAAGTGGCGGTTAAGTAACGGTTTGTTTTAGGAGTTGTGGGCATGTCCAGCTGGATGATAGGTTGTTAGACTCTATTACTCACTGAATATAAATAGCTAGGTTATAGTTAGTTTAGGGGAGTGTATTTTCTGTTGTGAATTCTGTTAGAAGTTGGAGGGAATCTCTCTCCCTGAGTTGGTAGTTCCAACTGTGTAGAACCTTCTAGGGAGTGCTAATTGGCCATCCCTGTGTATCAATAAAGCTTAACCATTCTGCTATTGCTGGTCCTATCACATTCTATTGTTGAAAAAGAGTATAACttcaaaaaggaaaagaaaagaaaggcttCACCAATCACCAGCCTCATTCATCAAACAAACATGATAATTCCTCTTGAATGAAATTAGCATGTACTCACATTACCTATTCATAAGCATCCGCATATGCAATGAGATGTCAGGGTTTTCCCCACCACCAATAACCCAATCGACAGCCGCTTCAACATCTTTTGAAGGGGATATGAGGACTCTCATGAGCTCCCCAAATACATTCGGCCTAGATCCTAGAACTTGTGGATCACCAAATAAATCAGAAGCAGCAACCCTCATCTGAGTGTGTATATTTTTTAGGAAGAATTGTGCTGCCACAGCATCTGTTGTTCCTTGAAACCTAAAATGTAAGGTTAATACTTAATAGTCATTACATGATGCCTGGGAGAGTAATAAGTAGAAGAGGACCTCATTTTACCATATGATAGGTTGCTTCCATTGCTTCCAATTGCTACAGAGAACATTTGATTCAGTTGGCTTTTCAAAATCATCAGTCCTCATAACCAGTGCCCTTCCATATTTGCTTTCACAATTGTTTTGTCTCCATAAATGCTTTATTTCTTTCATCGTAAAGGTAAAGTTGGAATAAGAAATGTAGTCTCCAAAAGGATATTTACCTCTGAAATGCAAAAAGCAAGTGATAATTAGATAGTGTAAAGATAGAGATATGTCCACTAAGCAAAATCTGAAGAGGATCCTAGGAAGCTAGGCTGCAAAACCAGAGCAGTTTTGCAAATTCAACAATGGCAGGCAACTATttgaacaatgaaaaataaaaacaaacttgATACCCGTCAAGGATTGGGTTTGTTTAACAAAACTACCCACATGGGAGATTCATTAGGTAGTTTTATCGAACTAATCCAATCATTGATGAGTATTGAATTAGTTTATATCTTTCATGGCTAGAATTGTCGGTATTTGAATCTTTCATGGTCAAAAAAGGTAATTTATTCCATCTCAAAGGTTTAATGAATGTAAACTATGGAAAGTGAACATAAGTTGCTATTTGACTGTTCAACAATGCTTTTAGTACAAGGCATATTTAAGCTAACACAGATAGTTAATATTGGAGCCAATGACATAGTGGATGCTCAAAGGGGAAGTTTGGTTATCACCTAAAGTTTAACAGAGAAGAATTATGGTGTTAGTTCCTGTATATAATTTTTCATGCAGAATGGGTCCTTGATTTTCACACCCACATTATTATAGGATACAAGATTAACCAAAAAGGACCTACTAGATGGAACTTGTGTTTTCCCAAAAAGCAAAGCAAAGTTAGTtctttaaaatgaaaaagaaaggcTTGGGAAAGAACCAATATGCCTGGTTTGGCCAATGATCAAGGACCGATTCAACATTATACTCAGTGCTGCAGCAGTTAAAACCTTGTACATTTCGTTCCCAAAACCTGCCTCAGCTGTCTTTCCAAGTACGAAGCCATGCCTACAGAACTGCTCCGGGGGCCAATCCCTGACTCTTGCAGCACCTGAAACATCAAACAATGTCAAGTCCTGATTTCATAACTGTTACCTGCAGAAGCACATATTTCCTATATGTAGGTTCCTATTACTATTTCCACCTtccaaaaaaagaaataaaggaggATCATTGAAAAATGGCTATTATCCATTACCAAGTGCTCCCTTTACAACAGAATTAAAGTCTTGAGTGTGAAATCTAGAATACTTAAGTAAGGGAAGTCTGAAACGTAATCACAAGCGCAGAAACTACATAGCACCAAAGTTCCTGAAACAAAGTTAAACAATGACAGGATCTTATTTCATAATTGTTATCTGCAGATGCACATAGTTCCTGTCTGTAGGTTCCTATCActatttctcttcccttttttttttcaataaaaggaATAAAAGAGCATCATTAAAAAATAGCATAGATAATAGCTGGCCATTATCCATTAGCAAGTGCTCCCTTTAGGAACATAGTCTTGAGTGCAAAATCTAGTAACATTAAGTAAGAAAAGTCTGAAATACTAATCAGAAGTTCAGAAACTACACAACATCAAAGTTCTTGTCTTGTAGAGAGCGTCCTCCAAATTTCATTACACCAAACAACAGAAGAAGAAGTATTTAGCAAAGTCCTGAGCTGATGAAACATACAAGCCAAGTAAGAGCTACACAAGTTACGTTCCACTAAAGCCAATTTTATGGAAAACTCAGATATTTAACTCCTTCAGCCAAAACATCATTTTtctttcaagaaaaaataaaagaaagaaagaaaaaaaaaaaagaaagaaatgcgAGAaacttagagagagagagagagagagagaaaggggaacGAGGCTAACCATTCACATAAAAATGATGTTCAACAATTCTCCTCGCTCTGAGGGTTTCAATCCCAACGCTTCTGCTGAAATCCTTCCCCATCTTCTCTACCGTCGCGCACGTTTTCTCTCCCACGCCCTCCTCAGCCGCGTTCCCCACTCCGATGGTCGCATCGGCATCGTCGCCACCATCCTCGTCGCCACCGATGCCGTCTAAACTGGAGCTATTGGACTCTTCGAACTCGAAATCCTGCGGGAAATCGACGGTAATCGGAGGATCCATCGGCCTCAACGCCAGCATCAACAGCCCCAAACCCGTCACCACCGCACACAACACCACAAACGGTTGCAACAACATTCGCCTCCTTCTTCCTCCTCCATAtctcatcttctctctctctcaatgtttTTCTGTTGTTCTTGCAGCTTCTCAACAAGCTCAGCTTAGCATAGCTAGCTTCGTGTGCCTGCTAAGACGGATCTGAACTCTGAAGTGTgttgtgttttctttttcttttccttttccttttcctttttctcttcggTGTGTAAGTGTGTTGGCAATTACGCGTGCCTCTATCGGGTTTATATCCGACCCTAACCCGCACCATCATTATCTGAATCCGAACCCGCTCGTGTGAATGAGTGGCGCGCATTACGCACCGCATCCGTCAGAAAAAGGAAACATCTCTTTCAATGAATCTTAGTGGGGGAGCACAAACAAAACGACGTAGCAGAAGAAAAGAAACGTCAACGGTCAAACTTTCTCCATCGAAAAGgggaaattaattaaatttttaaaaaagaaaaaataaataaataaaaataagagagatcCTCCTCAGTTCTCGCATTTGTCATTTGGAAACGcttattcattttttctttttgtgagGAGGGGACACATAACGGTCGTAACTACCATAATGGAGAACAACAAAGACGCCGGCGACGAACCGCCACGTTCTCCCATGGCGGACCCCACAGAATCCGATCCCAAACTAGAAACCAAATCAGAAACCGACTCACAGCCACCGCCGAACGAGGGAGGGGAGGATGCAGAGAGCgcagagaagaaggaagagaccGCAGAGGATGTTATTGATGATCCTCCGCTTTCAACCCCGCTAAGCCTCGAGAAGGCGCACGAAGACATGGATCAATTCCTCGAAACACTGAAACAGAAGGAGGAAGCGTCGGTTGAGATGCCTGTTTTCCTTGACAAGTTCTTGGATCTGGTGGAGGACAAGATAGCAAGGTACGACGCTGGAGACGATAGAGCGGATGATTCGTCGTTGTTGGAAGCGGTGAGCCGGATTTCGAGCCTAATGAAAACCGTACAGACTCAGCACCAACCAGAACCGCTCATGAACCGCATCGGCTCGATCCAGCAGCGTGCAATGACGTACTTGGAGGAAGATTTCCGGTTGTTGATGGAACAATATAGAAACGCTACGGAATCAGATCCCGGCGGCCATGACCACAAGGGGAAGCACGTGGAGGAACAGCCGCAGGAGGATTCCGAGAACGCGCCGGAGGAATCCGAGTTGGATTTCCCGGGATATTCCGAGGAAACTATTTCCAGCCTGAAAGAGATTGCCGGCGAAATGGTCGCCGGCGGTTATACCGCTGAGTGCTGCCAGGTTTATATGACCTCAAGGAGGAACGCGTTCGACGATGCTCTGCAAAAATTAGGGTTCGAGAAGTTTAGCATCGACGAGGTCCAGAAGGCGCATTGGGAGACTCTTTCGAGGGAGATGATCCCGTCTTGGATCAACACGTTCAAGCAGTGCGCCGCCGTGTACTTCCCCGGCGAGAGGAGGTTGGTGGATGAGGTGTTCGCCGATCGGCCTGAATTGGCAGCGGGGATCTTTAGCAACCTCTGTCGCGGCGTGGTGATCCAGCTGCTGAACTTCTTGGAGGGAACAGCGATGACAAAGCGCGCGGCGGAGAAGCTCTTCAAGCTCCTCGACATGTACGAGACCGTTCGGGATGTGATCCCGAAAATGGACGAGCTCTTCTCCGAGGAGCACGTGGCGGAAGAGCTGAAGACGGAGCTGAATCTGGCCAAGTCGAGGCTTGGCGAGGCTACTATCTCCATCTTCGGCGACTTCGAGAACAATATAAAGTCTGATACCGGAAAGACGCCGGTGCCAGGTGGCGCCGTACACCCTGTGACGCGCTATGTGATGAACTACCTTACTACAAGTGGTGATTACAAGGAGACGTTGGAGCAGGTTTTCAAGGAGCATTCGAAGATCGAGCGCGCAGATTCCACCAGTAGGCCCCACGGCGAGAGTCAGGGGCAGAATGGGAAAGAGGATGAGAAGGCAGCTGCGTCGCCGTTTGCAGCGCAGGTGATGAGGGTGATGGACTTGCTGGACTCCTACCTCGACTCCAAGGCCAAGCTCTACAAGGATAATTGTCTAACTTCCTTTTTCATGATGAACAATGGAAGGTATCTTCTCTCTCTCCATTCCTATCTTTTCTGGTGGGAAACATCAAATAAATCTCAAtctcaatttttattttagttatataacGTACATGATTCAATcaataaatctaaatttttatttttgcctcatgaattttttaaaagataattgcaattaattttttatgtgtagTTTCATGAAAATATAAAGTATTGTTCTATGTAGTCTGATACTCATTTAGGatgaaaaatatgttttttttttcttcttcttcttagctTTATTGCTCTTTGCAGCAATTTTTTCCAAGGAATATTATGACATCATTATAACatcttctaaatttttaaatatttaattaaatatattcaattatctaataatttataatattatttttataaaaagatgtCGGTACGAGAATATCCACCATTATAATttggtggatactacaatgaagattttattattgtcttcatgtgaaaatattttcttttgatctttggatgATGGATTGGAtagttagattttgatatttataaaagtgttgtttttgtttaaaatatggctaaataaataaatcacacttttaaaCAAAGCATCtttataaaaagatgtttttgccatcttcatttgagtagttaCCTTACAATTTAACGCAAAAATAAATCAACATATGATGTTGCCCTCTACAGTTGACATAAATCTTTGTTGATTTCTTTTTTTCTGCTTATTTGATAGTTTATTCAGGTGTCatatcacaaaataaataaatttatcgtGCTTCTCATCTCTagccaataaaaaaatattaaaagtaaagataagaagataataatttataattaatttatttaattaatatttataatattttatatataatatttataattatatatttattttagttatatttaatgaataaaaaaacaaattatgATTATTTTTGGCCAGCAAACTTTTTCCCaaataattttgataaataaatatgTCGATGTTTAATCATTCAAAAGAGGTGACTGGCACTACACCAAATTTAAGAGttgaaaacaatttattttttagttatgttaaaaaaaaattattaagtaaacaataatttttgtaaataatatgaataatagattttagaattgactcaataaagtaaaaaaatatttcactCTAAATTACctcttaaatcttaatattaggattATTTGCACATCTAGTAAATTGAACATCTAACTATTATTAATTGTATATAaataaatcgaataaaaaaataattatccaattaaaaataatagatataattatCTGTATACCTATTGaactatcaatatatttattgtttacaTCGTtgctataatttttctttttcatgttaAAATTGTAATTGCATGTTCGTCGAGATCCAATTTTTGTGGTTTGTGCAAGTTACTGTCCATAGAGCGAGTGGCGCATGACAAGCATATTGAGGTAACTAACTAGATTGGTATGATGAGATCAGGTACATTCTGCAAAAGATAAAGGGGTCAATTGAGATGGCGCAAGTGATGGGAGACAACTGGTGTCGGAAGAGATCCTCAGAGCTTCGAGCATACCACAAAAAATATATGAGAGACACATGGCACAAAGTGTTAGAATCCCTGAAACATGAGGAGCTGACGGTGAACGGCAAGGTTGATAAACCTAAACTAAAGGAAAGGTTCAAGACCTTCAACGCCTTGTTTGACGAGATCCACAGGACACAGAGCTCGTGGGTTGTGAAGGACGGGCAGCTCCAATCAGAGCTTAGGGTCTCCATCTCCGCTGTAATCATCCCCGCTTACAGGGCTTTTCTTGGAAAATACGCTCAGGTATTGGATCCTGGCCGCCAAACAGAGAAGTATATCAAGTACCAACCTGAAGATATAGAGAACTATATTGATGAGTTATTTGATGGAAAGCCTCATCAGTCTATTGCCAAAAGGAAAACATGACcttcaatttatttatattattcatcTTATCCTTCTCCAccattaccaccaccaccacccaaaACTTCCTATATGATCGTGAGGATGATGAGTAGTTATATATGACAATATTTATATAcgcaagtatatatatatacatatttatatattttttttaacttttaaacagaataaaaaattgaaaatacaaaagggaaaaaaaaagaatattgtaAGAAGCAGAAAAGAAA
This window contains:
- the LOC112755047 gene encoding uncharacterized protein, with the translated sequence MRYGGGRRRRMLLQPFVVLCAVVTGLGLLMLALRPMDPPITVDFPQDFEFEESNSSSLDGIGGDEDGGDDADATIGVGNAAEEGVGEKTCATVEKMGKDFSRSVGIETLRARRIVEHHFYVNGAARVRDWPPEQFCRHGFVLGKTAEAGFGNEMYKVLTAAALSIMLNRSLIIGQTRGKYPFGDYISYSNFTFTMKEIKHLWRQNNCESKYGRALVMRTDDFEKPTESNVLCSNWKQWKQPIIWFQGTTDAVAAQFFLKNIHTQMRVAASDLFGDPQVLGSRPNVFGELMRVLISPSKDVEAAVDWVIGGGENPDISLHMRMLMNRSIRAVQAALRCIKKAIERQHLTSRPKVVVVSDTPTLVKSIIANISEFAEVIHFDYENFKGSMFQGLQKADFRVKDWGPAPRWVAFVDFFLASRARYASISGAHRRVGTTYAQLIAALAAAQNLGNNSTGSNFAFFSSFQSNLLNDGLKNQIGWGHVWNRYAGPLSCRRQPNQCAFTPLLPPAWWDGLWQSPLPRDINRLASFGIKLSAMGTVDTDSLQNHCNSKKPVVRTVKFDL
- the LOC112755046 gene encoding exocyst complex component EXO70C2-like → MENNKDAGDEPPRSPMADPTESDPKLETKSETDSQPPPNEGGEDAESAEKKEETAEDVIDDPPLSTPLSLEKAHEDMDQFLETLKQKEEASVEMPVFLDKFLDLVEDKIARYDAGDDRADDSSLLEAVSRISSLMKTVQTQHQPEPLMNRIGSIQQRAMTYLEEDFRLLMEQYRNATESDPGGHDHKGKHVEEQPQEDSENAPEESELDFPGYSEETISSLKEIAGEMVAGGYTAECCQVYMTSRRNAFDDALQKLGFEKFSIDEVQKAHWETLSREMIPSWINTFKQCAAVYFPGERRLVDEVFADRPELAAGIFSNLCRGVVIQLLNFLEGTAMTKRAAEKLFKLLDMYETVRDVIPKMDELFSEEHVAEELKTELNLAKSRLGEATISIFGDFENNIKSDTGKTPVPGGAVHPVTRYVMNYLTTSGDYKETLEQVFKEHSKIERADSTSRPHGESQGQNGKEDEKAAASPFAAQVMRVMDLLDSYLDSKAKLYKDNCLTSFFMMNNGRYILQKIKGSIEMAQVMGDNWCRKRSSELRAYHKKYMRDTWHKVLESLKHEELTVNGKVDKPKLKERFKTFNALFDEIHRTQSSWVVKDGQLQSELRVSISAVIIPAYRAFLGKYAQVLDPGRQTEKYIKYQPEDIENYIDELFDGKPHQSIAKRKT